One part of the Malus sylvestris chromosome 2, drMalSylv7.2, whole genome shotgun sequence genome encodes these proteins:
- the LOC126606317 gene encoding UBP1-associated proteins 1C-like → MVWFQCEDCGDNLKKPKVLGHFKCCSARKFSCIDCGETFGRETVQGHTQCMTEAEKYGPKGAQGKPLTGGGAKPNKDGKQQPDFDITVGLTKRFPWFCSLCNTKATSEQTLLLHAEGKKHRAKARAIHAAKQQPKQPEESVPDTKPPPEDTPKGEVLENKQIEEPKSHDASRVNPEHKISEAENDALLKNKKRKLDASKNDESTKKTKDSTSYEVGNGKVVQSGKTEANGKEGELTTNIKWKKLITSTLKLNDGVLKMRKLKKLVLKALEESGITDDETKLSNMFEHKINSSSKFRVENKYVHLAAKD, encoded by the exons TTTTCGTGCATTGATTGCGGAGAGACATTTGGGAGAGAAACCGTTCAGGGTCACACACAATGTATGACTGAGGCG gaAAAATACGGTCCCAAGGGGGCACAAGGGAAACCTTTGACCGGTGGGGGAGCCAAGCCCAACAAGGACGGAAAGCAGCAACCCGATTTTGATATTACTGTCGGGTTGACTAAGCGATTTCCATGGTTTTGTAG TCTTTGCAATACTAAAGCTACCAGTGAGCAGACCCTGCTGCTGCATGCTGAAGGAAAGAAGCACAGGGCAAAAGCCCGAGCTATCCATGCTGCAAAGCAACAACCTAAGCAGCCGGAAGAATCTGTTCCGGATACAAAACCTCCACCCGAGGACACGCCAAAGGGTGAAGTTCTTGAGAATAAACAAATAGAGGAACCTAAGTCGCATGATGCTTCTAGGGTCAATCCTGAGCATAAAATTTCTGAAGCAGAGAATGATGCCttactgaaaaataaaaagagaaagctTGACGCATCCAAGAACGATGAATCGACAAAGAAGACTAAGGATAGTACATCGTATGAAGTAGGAAATGGCAAAGTGGTTCAGAGTGGGAAGACAGAAGCAAATGGGAAAGAGGGAGAACTCACTACGAATATAAAGTGGAAGAAGTTGATTACATCAACCCTAAAATTG AATGATGGAGTCCTGAAGATGAGGAAATTGAAAAAACTTGTGTTGAAGGCTCTTGAAGAATCCGGAATAACAGATGACGAAACCAAATTGAGTAATATGTTTGAGCACAAG ATCAATTCAAGTTCCAAATTTAGAGTCGAGAACAAGTATGTTCATTTGGCGGCCAAGGATTGA